ACAGCATCAGTTCTCGTGCTGTTCTGCCGTCGGGCCGCAACAGTCTCTTCGCCAAACGATCCTCCCCATTAAAAAACCTCCCTACCGAAAACGGTGGGGAGGTCTGTATTTATACCTTTATTGCCGCCCACTGCCGACCGCGGTATCGAAGCAGTAACAGGGCGGAGCGCAGGCAAAAGTCAAAGACGGTAATTATCCAGACGGACCAGATGGGCAACTCTAGAACAACTACTGCCAGTGCCACCAATGGTAATCGCAGCACCCAGTTCCCTAACAGGGAAACTAAGAACGGATAGCGAGTATCGCCGGCTCCGCGCAGTGACCCAGCGATGACTTGCTCCAAGGCAATGGGCATTTGCTCCAGGGCAGCAATACGAATACAGATGGTGGCCAATTGCACCACGTTAGGATCGCTGGTAAAACCCCGGGCAATGACACGGGGAAAGAGAAAAAATACAGCCCCTGTGATCCCCATTACAATTAAGCTGTAACGTGCTGTTAAGAAGCCGCTTTGAACAGCACCATCTCTGTCTCCGGCTCCTAAATGCTGACCTGTAAGAGTGGAGGCAGCAATGGCAAACCCATACCCGGGCATATAAGAAAACGATTCTGCTGTGATGGCCACCTGGTGGGCGGCCAATGCCGCTGTGCCCAGCCGCCCAATCAAGAAGAACCCCGCCAAACTGCTGATTGTATAGACTAATTCCTCTAGCGCTGCCGGTACACTAAGACGAATTATTCGCCGCACCAAGCTGGAATCCCAGACCAACAATCGTTTCAGCGGCACCTGGAGAGCCAACTGCCCACTAAAAATCAATATTAAGCCCAGCACGGCCCCTATGATTTGGGCGCCGGCGGTGGCCCAAGCCGCTCCGGCCACCCCCAGGGCCGGTATTTGGCCCCAACCAAAAATCAGTACATAGTCGCCAACGATGTTTATGAGGTTGGTAAAAAGAGCTAGAAGAAGCGGAGTACGGGTATTGCCAGAGCCCCGGAGCAGAGCATTTCCCACAAACAGGGGCAGCATAAATAATGTAGCCCTACTGACAATTCTAAGGTAATCTGCAGCCAAGTGTTGTACCGCCGGCTCGGTCCTACTTAGACTAAACAGCGTTCCGGCCGAAAAGTAGCCCATTGCTGCCATAACCAGTCCTAACAAGAAGGCCAGTGCCAAGGCCTGGCCCGCAACCTTATCGGCCTCAGCCTGATCCCCGGCACCGACAGAACGGCTCACCAGTGCGGCGGCGCCGGTACCCACCGCAGCAAAAACAAAGATGGTGGAAAAGACAACACGACTCCCCAGGGCCACCGCCGCTAACTCCCTGGCCCCCAGTTGCCCCACCATGGCAGTGTCCACCACACCCACCAGCATATGTAAACCCATCTCCAAGATCGCCGGCCAAGCCAACTGCCGAATACGCCGTCCCAGGTTGCTGTGATCCTCTCTACGTAAAAACTGCGACAAATTTGGTCCTCCCTCACTGCCAAGCCAACACAATAATTATCACCAGGGTTCATTGTAGCACAGCTGAGAGCGGCGGACAACGTACATTACCCTCCCTTCCCTTTGTCTACAGCCCCCTGCCCTCTTACAGGACTAAGCTCTAAGGCCTGCATTTCACATCATGCTCTTTACATGTTACAATAATACTGGTTGACAAATCACAAATGCCTGGATATTGATCCATATCTACTCATAACTGGGGGGACTAGAATTGAAAGTTGGAGTTTTTTGGCGTAAGTTTCGTAACGTGGAGCTTCAAAGAATGGTTTCCAGTAAGAATATCTATGACGATGCCTACGACGAGGCCTTTCAGCACCTGACGGCCCTCCAGGGCGCCGGTTTCGATGCTGCTCTAATCGAGTGGAAAAAGGATCCTAAAGAGACCCTCAAAGACCTGTTAAGCCCTAAGATAGACATTGTTTTTAATGCCTCGTCCCTAAGAGAACTGGCTTTTTTGCAAGCATTCAACATGCCCTTTGTCGGTTCCGGCTTAGATCT
The genomic region above belongs to Bacillota bacterium and contains:
- a CDS encoding MATE family efflux transporter: MSQFLRREDHSNLGRRIRQLAWPAILEMGLHMLVGVVDTAMVGQLGARELAAVALGSRVVFSTIFVFAAVGTGAAALVSRSVGAGDQAEADKVAGQALALAFLLGLVMAAMGYFSAGTLFSLSRTEPAVQHLAADYLRIVSRATLFMLPLFVGNALLRGSGNTRTPLLLALFTNLINIVGDYVLIFGWGQIPALGVAGAAWATAGAQIIGAVLGLILIFSGQLALQVPLKRLLVWDSSLVRRIIRLSVPAALEELVYTISSLAGFFLIGRLGTAALAAHQVAITAESFSYMPGYGFAIAASTLTGQHLGAGDRDGAVQSGFLTARYSLIVMGITGAVFFLFPRVIARGFTSDPNVVQLATICIRIAALEQMPIALEQVIAGSLRGAGDTRYPFLVSLLGNWVLRLPLVALAVVVLELPIWSVWIITVFDFCLRSALLLLRYRGRQWAAIKV